A window from Rhizosphaericola mali encodes these proteins:
- a CDS encoding sugar porter family MFS transporter, whose amino-acid sequence MKNKVFGWSFIVALGGFLFGFDTAVISGAEQAIQQFWHLSPEKHGFTISVALIGTVVGAALGSIPSEKYGRRKTLSAIAFLFLITSIGTAMSTNWYLFILCRFLGGIAVGGSSVTAPIYISEIAPAKSRGKMVGMFQFMVILGILISYFSNYILGRMGENSWRFMLGIQAVPSLIYLILLRFVPRSPRWLINRLDEVDEARTVLQIINPEDYNNDVEKIISDRDRTKQSGVNEKLFQKKYAKPILLAFAMAMFNQFSGVNAILYFAPRIFEIAHFGRDNALLSSVGVGIVNFMFTLIAILIIDRIGRRTLMIIGSVGLIVSLGLVTYSFYSQSPAFLSQIHIFLFMYVAFFALSLGSVIWVFISEIFPNSVRAQGQTLGSLTHWGLDTIITFLFPVIANMAGGATYAFGFFFVMMFFLLGWAIFKMPETKGRSLEDNI is encoded by the coding sequence ATGAAAAATAAGGTTTTTGGATGGAGTTTTATTGTCGCCCTTGGCGGCTTTTTGTTTGGTTTCGATACTGCCGTGATTTCCGGTGCTGAGCAAGCGATTCAACAATTTTGGCATTTATCACCAGAGAAACATGGATTTACCATTTCTGTCGCCTTGATAGGTACGGTTGTCGGTGCGGCATTGGGAAGTATTCCTTCGGAAAAATATGGAAGACGCAAGACGCTTTCTGCTATTGCATTCTTGTTTTTGATCACTTCTATTGGTACTGCGATGTCGACTAATTGGTATTTATTTATATTATGTCGCTTCTTGGGAGGCATCGCTGTGGGTGGTTCATCTGTTACGGCGCCTATTTATATATCCGAAATTGCGCCTGCGAAATCTCGTGGTAAAATGGTCGGAATGTTTCAGTTTATGGTGATTTTGGGTATTTTAATCTCTTATTTTTCCAATTATATTTTGGGAAGAATGGGGGAAAATTCTTGGCGTTTCATGTTGGGAATTCAAGCTGTGCCATCTTTGATCTATTTGATTTTATTGAGATTCGTTCCTCGCAGTCCACGTTGGTTAATTAATCGATTGGACGAAGTGGATGAGGCGCGTACCGTATTGCAGATTATCAATCCAGAAGATTATAATAATGATGTAGAGAAAATTATTTCTGATCGAGATAGAACAAAACAGTCTGGTGTCAATGAAAAATTATTCCAAAAAAAATATGCAAAACCCATCTTATTGGCATTTGCAATGGCGATGTTTAACCAATTTTCTGGAGTAAATGCCATCTTGTATTTTGCACCAAGAATATTTGAGATTGCTCATTTTGGACGAGATAATGCGTTGCTCTCCAGCGTCGGTGTGGGAATTGTCAATTTCATGTTTACCTTAATTGCGATTTTGATTATCGACCGTATCGGAAGACGGACTTTGATGATTATCGGTTCGGTTGGCTTGATTGTTTCTTTGGGTTTGGTAACCTATTCTTTTTATAGCCAAAGTCCAGCGTTTTTATCACAGATTCATATTTTCTTGTTCATGTATGTAGCATTTTTTGCTTTGTCTTTAGGTTCCGTTATTTGGGTATTTATTTCTGAAATATTTCCCAATTCTGTACGTGCGCAGGGGCAAACTTTGGGTAGTTTGACACATTGGGGTTTGGATACGATTATCACATTTTTATTTCCAGTAATAGCCAATATGGCGGGAGGTGCAACTTATGCCTTTGGATTTTTCTTTGTGATGATGTTTTTCTTATTGGGTTGGGCTATATTCAAAATGCCAGAAACAAAAGGACGTTCATTGGAAGATAATATTTAA
- a CDS encoding 2-hydroxyacid dehydrogenase, whose product MKVFVTRNLPEKGIKILESKGIKLTIWKKKEHLSTPDLIEKLKGFDGLICVGPYKIDENFLSQVGHLNVISLLSVGFDNVDVDAAKKAQMPIGNTPGVLSKATADTAFLLMQMTARKAIYNYNRIVNSDWGFYDPTAYLGQDLEGKTLGVFGLGRIGMEMANRCKNAFGMKVIYHNRKKNEEAEKELGAKKVSFNKLLKDSDVLTLHAALTPATTGLFGTEQFELMKPTSILVNTARGAMVDEKALIQALKKKTIWGAGLDVTHPEPMDAKNPLLFMENVAVLPHIGSATEDTRNEMARLAAENILAGLKGEKLPYSIY is encoded by the coding sequence ATGAAAGTATTCGTTACTAGAAATCTGCCTGAAAAAGGAATAAAAATTTTAGAGTCCAAAGGGATCAAATTAACCATTTGGAAAAAGAAAGAGCATCTTTCAACTCCTGATTTAATTGAAAAATTGAAAGGCTTTGACGGGCTAATCTGTGTCGGACCATATAAAATTGATGAAAATTTTCTTAGTCAAGTTGGACATTTAAACGTGATTTCTTTATTATCTGTTGGTTTTGATAATGTTGATGTAGATGCTGCGAAAAAAGCGCAGATGCCAATTGGAAATACGCCTGGCGTATTGAGTAAAGCGACAGCAGATACTGCATTTTTATTAATGCAGATGACAGCGAGAAAAGCGATTTATAATTATAATAGAATTGTCAATAGTGACTGGGGATTTTATGATCCGACAGCTTATTTGGGACAGGATTTGGAAGGGAAAACATTAGGTGTTTTTGGACTTGGTCGAATCGGGATGGAAATGGCTAATCGTTGTAAGAATGCATTTGGAATGAAAGTCATTTATCACAATCGCAAAAAAAATGAAGAAGCTGAAAAGGAATTAGGTGCTAAAAAGGTAAGTTTTAATAAACTGTTGAAAGATAGTGACGTGTTGACTTTGCATGCGGCATTGACACCTGCAACAACGGGTCTTTTTGGAACGGAGCAATTTGAGTTAATGAAACCAACTAGTATTTTGGTCAATACCGCTCGAGGTGCAATGGTTGATGAAAAAGCATTGATCCAAGCCTTAAAGAAAAAAACAATTTGGGGTGCTGGTTTGGATGTTACCCATCCTGAACCAATGGATGCAAAAAATCCATTGTTGTTTATGGAAAATGTTGCGGTATTACCACATATTGGATCGGCTACGGAAGATACCAGAAATGAAATGGCAAGATTAGCAGCCGAAAATATTCTAGCTGGATTAAAAGGGGAGAAGCTTCCTTATAGTATTTATTAG
- a CDS encoding aspartate carbamoyltransferase catalytic subunit, with amino-acid sequence MKLSTRNLLGIKDLTKEDIELILDTASQFKEVLQRPVKKVPSLRDVTIVNLFFENSTRTRMSFELAEKRLSADTLNFTASASSVKKGETLLDTVNNILSMKVDMVVMRHSASGAPHFLAKHIPAAIVNAGDGINEHPTQALLEAFSIQQKFGRDLKGLKVAILGDISHSRVAMSDMYLLNKMGAEVMLAGPPTLIPKYIEQAFPVKVEYDIKKALQWCDVANVLRIQLERLDQPLFSSLREYSLQFGVNSKLLDSLNKDITIMHPGPINRGVELDSDVADGPHSIILPEVENGVAVRMSVLYLLADRTNASNN; translated from the coding sequence ATGAAACTGTCCACGCGTAATCTTTTAGGCATTAAGGATTTAACGAAAGAAGACATTGAGTTAATCCTCGACACGGCTTCTCAATTTAAAGAAGTATTACAACGACCCGTAAAAAAAGTTCCCTCTTTACGTGATGTAACCATCGTCAATTTATTTTTCGAAAACTCAACTAGGACACGTATGTCTTTTGAGTTGGCGGAAAAAAGATTGTCAGCGGATACATTGAACTTTACAGCAAGTGCCTCTTCTGTTAAAAAAGGAGAAACCTTATTAGATACAGTAAATAACATCTTAAGCATGAAGGTAGATATGGTGGTGATGCGCCATTCTGCAAGTGGTGCGCCGCATTTTTTGGCGAAGCATATTCCTGCAGCTATTGTTAATGCTGGAGATGGTATCAATGAACATCCGACACAAGCTTTGTTGGAAGCATTTTCTATCCAACAGAAATTTGGAAGAGATTTGAAAGGCTTGAAAGTGGCTATTTTGGGAGATATTTCGCATAGTCGTGTAGCGATGAGTGATATGTATCTTTTGAATAAAATGGGCGCAGAAGTGATGCTTGCCGGTCCGCCTACATTGATTCCAAAATATATAGAACAAGCATTTCCTGTAAAAGTAGAATACGATATCAAAAAAGCATTACAATGGTGCGATGTTGCTAATGTATTGCGTATTCAATTGGAAAGATTGGATCAGCCATTATTCTCTTCCTTGAGAGAGTATAGTTTGCAATTTGGGGTAAATAGTAAATTGTTGGATAGTTTGAATAAAGATATTACGATCATGCATCCAGGTCCGATCAATCGAGGCGTGGAATTGGATAGTGATGTGGCAGATGGTCCGCATTCAATCATTTTACCTGAAGTAGAAAACGGTGTAGCAGTAAGAATGTCTGTTTTATATTTATTAGCAGATCGTACCAATGCATCGAACAATTAG
- a CDS encoding FAD:protein FMN transferase, translating into MQRPQQQAARPLYWTRTEFLFHCHFKIKIPLFYPENILDELFEEIKRIDKLYNSFQPQSYFWKVNQQAGDWVNVDQTTIALLNRTIEMSDYFNGQYDISITPLLRLWHFFDEEKKYIPKEYEILEILDKVNYKNIEINHDKVKIAKGMELTTGSFLKSFAVDCIVDQIKNKYKITDALINAGGSTIYAINDDTHPYWKVNIPDISNQKENLATIKLSNTSINISAQNLSFVEINATQFGHIIHPKTGQPSTNKQVAVITENACSGDMLSTGLLCMTDNIKDTMENLEEKYQASSLLIDSTNKEYASSKFSTYKL; encoded by the coding sequence ATGCAGAGACCGCAACAGCAAGCAGCTAGACCACTCTATTGGACAAGAACAGAATTTTTATTTCATTGTCATTTCAAAATAAAAATTCCGCTATTCTATCCTGAAAATATTTTGGATGAATTATTTGAGGAAATAAAGCGAATCGACAAACTATACAATTCTTTTCAACCTCAATCCTATTTTTGGAAGGTCAATCAACAAGCTGGAGATTGGGTAAATGTAGACCAAACAACTATAGCGCTATTAAATAGAACTATAGAAATGTCGGATTATTTTAACGGTCAATACGATATTTCAATCACGCCGCTTTTGCGGTTATGGCATTTTTTTGATGAGGAGAAAAAATACATTCCTAAAGAATACGAAATTTTAGAAATTTTGGATAAGGTTAACTATAAAAATATTGAAATTAATCATGATAAGGTCAAGATTGCCAAAGGGATGGAATTAACAACCGGTTCTTTTCTAAAGTCATTTGCCGTGGATTGTATAGTTGATCAAATCAAAAACAAATACAAAATAACAGATGCGTTAATCAATGCTGGTGGCAGTACGATCTATGCGATAAATGATGATACACATCCTTATTGGAAAGTAAATATTCCAGACATTTCCAATCAAAAAGAAAATCTCGCAACTATCAAATTATCCAATACAAGTATCAATATTTCAGCGCAAAATCTATCTTTTGTAGAAATAAATGCAACCCAATTTGGACATATTATTCATCCAAAAACAGGACAACCTTCTACCAACAAACAAGTTGCAGTAATTACCGAAAATGCTTGTTCGGGTGATATGCTTTCGACTGGATTACTTTGTATGACGGACAACATAAAGGATACTATGGAAAATTTGGAAGAAAAATATCAAGCCTCTTCTTTATTAATTGATTCTACGAACAAAGAATATGCTTCCAGTAAATTTTCAACCTATAAATTATAG
- a CDS encoding RnfABCDGE type electron transport complex subunit C, translated as MISIFSPKNKIKSVPLRSLTAPEFVEINFGKNVSTIVEIGDTVLKYQPLVATTQKFASIIHASISGTIDAIEGDFVRIKNNFSDQEYTFSEINLTTITKDNFVQLLQDYGIVGAGGAMFPSHIKYDIGDKSVKTFIINAAECEPYLTADYILLQDQFSEIIKTVDFIAQLFQFKEIVIGIEKTHKNLHKQLNEIIVNSNSSVPIIIKWLPESYPQGGELQLIQSVIGIELARGTLPIEKGIMVNNIATIQAIHNVLFQNIPFTERIVTIAGDSIPNTGNYKIPIGMSLNEIQHQLFPDADLSNFNIIAGGPMMGKIITERNYAIKKGNGGLLFLQKHSATDYNCIKCGDCVNVCPMNLMPLNFVLDNYENDLQKFKEDRITDCIECGACAYVCPSNVPLIEGILSGKNKLKQANA; from the coding sequence ATGATATCGATATTTTCTCCAAAAAATAAAATCAAATCAGTGCCATTAAGGTCTTTGACAGCACCTGAATTTGTAGAAATTAATTTTGGAAAAAATGTATCTACTATCGTCGAAATAGGCGATACCGTTTTAAAGTATCAGCCACTTGTAGCCACTACACAAAAATTTGCATCGATCATCCATGCTTCGATTTCGGGAACTATAGATGCTATTGAAGGAGATTTTGTTAGAATCAAAAATAACTTTTCAGATCAGGAATACACGTTCTCAGAAATAAATTTAACTACAATTACAAAAGATAATTTTGTTCAATTATTGCAAGACTATGGAATTGTAGGTGCAGGAGGTGCTATGTTCCCATCGCATATCAAATACGATATCGGAGATAAATCTGTAAAAACTTTTATTATCAACGCTGCTGAATGCGAACCTTATTTGACAGCAGATTATATTTTACTACAAGATCAATTTTCGGAAATTATAAAGACTGTAGACTTCATTGCGCAGCTATTTCAATTTAAAGAAATTGTAATTGGCATTGAAAAAACACATAAAAATTTACACAAACAACTTAATGAAATTATAGTCAACTCAAATAGTTCAGTTCCAATTATTATCAAATGGCTACCCGAAAGTTACCCACAAGGAGGCGAATTACAATTGATTCAATCCGTTATAGGTATTGAGCTAGCAAGAGGTACGCTTCCAATTGAAAAAGGAATTATGGTCAATAATATTGCGACAATCCAAGCCATTCACAATGTTTTATTTCAAAATATTCCATTTACAGAAAGGATTGTAACGATAGCAGGCGATAGCATTCCTAATACTGGTAACTATAAAATCCCAATAGGAATGTCTCTCAACGAGATACAACATCAATTATTTCCTGATGCGGATTTAAGTAATTTCAACATTATTGCAGGTGGACCGATGATGGGAAAAATCATTACAGAAAGGAATTATGCTATAAAGAAAGGAAATGGAGGTTTGCTTTTTTTACAAAAACATTCCGCTACAGACTATAATTGTATTAAATGTGGAGATTGTGTCAATGTGTGTCCAATGAATTTAATGCCCTTAAATTTCGTCTTAGATAATTACGAAAATGATTTGCAAAAATTTAAAGAAGACAGAATTACAGATTGTATAGAATGCGGTGCTTGCGCCTATGTGTGTCCAAGCAACGTACCATTGATTGAAGGAATATTATCTGGAAAAAACAAACTCAAACAAGCCAATGCTTAA
- the coaD gene encoding pantetheine-phosphate adenylyltransferase: MEKIALFPGTFDPITLGHIDIAKRALNIFDKVIIGIGTNIAKVPMYSVEQRIDWLNEIFKDEKRIVPSVYEGLTVKFCQELNAKYIVRGIRFVSDFEYEKMIADMNRSLDAEIETVFLTCLPIYNSVASTMVRDVIKNNGDASMFLPDVVRKTIYNK, translated from the coding sequence ATGGAAAAAATAGCCTTATTTCCCGGAACTTTTGATCCTATTACACTTGGTCATATTGATATAGCCAAAAGAGCTTTGAATATTTTTGACAAAGTAATTATTGGCATTGGTACCAATATCGCCAAAGTGCCGATGTATAGTGTGGAGCAGAGAATTGATTGGTTAAATGAAATCTTTAAAGATGAAAAACGAATCGTTCCTAGTGTATACGAAGGTCTTACCGTAAAATTTTGTCAAGAGTTGAATGCCAAATATATTGTTCGTGGCATCCGATTCGTCAGTGATTTTGAATACGAAAAAATGATTGCTGATATGAATCGTAGTTTGGATGCGGAGATTGAAACTGTGTTTCTTACTTGCCTTCCTATATACAATTCTGTAGCTTCTACGATGGTACGCGACGTAATCAAAAATAATGGCGACGCGAGTATGTTTTTGCCTGATGTCGTACGAAAGACAATCTACAATAAATAA
- a CDS encoding RnfABCDGE type electron transport complex subunit D produces MLNATYLNTAPFIRHKSTANIVMMDVIIALLPMIIFAYLAHGWWSLTIILLCIVTSLLTDLIGSCLLLNKTTTIFDGSSIITGILLSFTLSPFTNWGVVVFGSFCAILFGKILWGGLGKNLINPALLGREFMSAFFPDDMNSSSLWSGKNYVNVDTQHFFENIPINKTLQSIIYKPYGAIGEYSVLFLVLGGLYLIIRKRISWHIPLCLALCFTALNLIFPISENIAFGGIVLGAIYMATDMPSSPVTNSGKAYYGCLIGIVAFILLKDKISHEYMSFSIILLNIFSRKINDIFTPRPWSKKLDYQSRFNNISNLTIQILITTLAVMSLFYFKLTQWAVYLFIVYIILQFTNKSQREIDQTI; encoded by the coding sequence ATGCTTAATGCGACTTATTTAAATACAGCACCATTTATTCGTCATAAATCAACGGCAAATATAGTTATGATGGACGTCATCATTGCATTATTACCGATGATTATATTCGCATATTTGGCGCATGGTTGGTGGTCACTAACTATAATATTACTCTGTATTGTCACTTCTCTCTTAACGGATTTGATAGGAAGTTGTTTACTTTTGAATAAAACGACAACTATTTTTGATGGTTCATCCATTATAACGGGAATTTTACTTTCTTTTACGTTGTCTCCTTTTACCAATTGGGGTGTGGTAGTTTTTGGAAGCTTTTGTGCGATTCTTTTTGGTAAAATATTATGGGGTGGTTTGGGTAAAAATTTAATCAATCCGGCACTACTAGGGAGAGAATTTATGAGCGCTTTTTTTCCAGATGATATGAATAGTTCAAGTCTTTGGTCTGGAAAAAACTATGTAAATGTAGACACACAACATTTTTTCGAAAATATTCCTATCAACAAAACACTACAATCAATAATATACAAGCCTTATGGCGCAATTGGAGAATATTCTGTGTTATTCTTAGTGCTTGGTGGACTCTATTTAATTATCCGAAAACGTATTTCTTGGCATATTCCACTATGTTTGGCTTTATGTTTTACCGCATTAAATCTAATCTTTCCCATATCTGAAAACATTGCATTTGGAGGCATTGTTCTTGGAGCAATATATATGGCTACCGATATGCCATCTAGCCCAGTTACTAATAGTGGTAAAGCTTATTATGGTTGTCTGATTGGCATAGTTGCCTTTATCTTGTTAAAAGACAAAATAAGTCACGAATACATGTCTTTTTCGATCATCTTACTGAATATTTTTTCTAGAAAAATAAACGATATTTTTACCCCCAGACCTTGGTCAAAAAAATTGGACTATCAATCAAGGTTTAATAATATTAGTAACTTAACAATTCAAATATTAATAACCACACTCGCCGTGATGAGTTTATTTTATTTCAAACTCACACAATGGGCAGTTTACCTTTTTATAGTGTACATCATTCTTCAATTTACCAATAAATCACAACGTGAAATCGATCAAACTATTTAA
- the ung gene encoding uracil-DNA glycosylase — protein MNVQMESSWKNVLKVEFEKPYFKNIVQFLKTEKEQHKIIYPKGNLIFNAFNQTPFDQVKVVIIGQDPYHGPDQAMGLCFSVAKGIPTPPSLVNMYKELNTDIGMNIPKTGDLTSWAQQGVFMLNATLTVRAGEANSHAQIGWGNFTDAVIKKISDEKSGVVFLLWGKFAQSKAAMIDASKHHILKSAHPSPLSAYNGFFGCKHFSKTNQLLALQGKEAIDWNPA, from the coding sequence ATGAATGTACAAATGGAATCCAGTTGGAAAAATGTATTGAAAGTGGAATTTGAGAAACCTTATTTCAAAAATATTGTTCAATTTCTCAAAACAGAAAAGGAACAACATAAGATCATTTATCCGAAAGGGAATCTGATTTTCAATGCATTTAATCAGACACCATTTGACCAAGTAAAAGTGGTTATCATCGGACAAGATCCCTATCATGGACCAGATCAGGCGATGGGATTGTGTTTTTCTGTAGCGAAAGGAATTCCTACGCCACCGTCTTTGGTCAATATGTACAAAGAATTAAATACAGATATCGGCATGAATATCCCCAAAACAGGCGATCTAACAAGCTGGGCGCAACAAGGTGTTTTCATGCTCAATGCAACATTGACCGTACGCGCTGGCGAAGCCAATAGTCATGCACAAATCGGCTGGGGTAATTTTACAGATGCTGTTATTAAAAAGATTTCTGATGAAAAATCTGGCGTTGTATTTCTTTTATGGGGAAAATTTGCACAATCCAAAGCCGCTATGATCGACGCATCCAAACATCATATTTTGAAATCAGCACACCCATCTCCATTAAGTGCGTATAATGGTTTTTTCGGATGCAAACATTTCAGTAAAACCAATCAATTACTGGCATTACAAGGCAAAGAAGCGATTGATTGGAATCCTGCATAA
- a CDS encoding nitroreductase family protein, which translates to MNKSIFLFAFITIILSSCAEKKSREVYNGTAKEAIINNILTRRSIREYTDQPVPNKLIDSIMKCAIYAPSANNNQSWELRIIKNKQLLDKVNDHFLTYAKTKKLSGHAALANVPGSGFHSFYKAPVLLVLAHDKTNPYSLLDAGLITENILLSAHALGLGTCPLGSLVTIFTNPDNQDIIKPLNFSDNFEPCLTIALGYPNENPLPKERFSDKVKYVE; encoded by the coding sequence ATGAATAAGTCAATATTTCTTTTTGCATTTATCACAATCATTCTTTCTTCTTGCGCTGAGAAAAAATCACGCGAAGTGTACAATGGCACCGCCAAAGAAGCAATTATCAACAATATTCTAACGAGACGTTCCATCCGAGAATATACGGACCAACCAGTTCCCAACAAGCTGATTGACTCCATTATGAAGTGTGCCATTTATGCACCAAGCGCTAATAATAATCAATCATGGGAATTAAGAATTATTAAAAACAAACAACTTTTAGATAAGGTAAATGACCATTTCCTTACGTATGCAAAAACCAAAAAATTATCTGGTCATGCAGCGTTGGCAAATGTTCCAGGTTCTGGTTTTCACTCCTTCTATAAAGCGCCAGTTTTGCTAGTTTTGGCACATGATAAAACCAATCCTTATAGTTTGCTTGACGCTGGTCTAATTACAGAAAATATCCTATTAAGTGCACATGCATTGGGATTGGGCACTTGTCCATTAGGTTCATTAGTAACGATTTTTACCAATCCAGACAATCAAGATATCATCAAACCATTGAATTTTTCAGATAATTTCGAACCATGTTTGACTATTGCCTTAGGTTACCCAAATGAAAATCCTCTTCCAAAAGAAAGATTTTCAGATAAGGTGAAATATGTTGAATAA
- a CDS encoding lysophospholipid acyltransferase family protein, which translates to MKILKEIFGRIWALWGLLLFVATMFIALLFFLPCAILPEPKKAFWHKSVSKVWMTIYLNLIGCPLKIYNKDVFKKGENYIVICNHNSLIDIPVTTPFLPNPNKTIAKNSFAKVPFFGWIYAWGSILVDRKSIKSKSESFEGMVKVLMDWHIDMVIYPEGTRNKSDKPLGKFYDGAFKLAEKTGKNILPSVLLNARKVLPASKPFFLMPHKLEIHFLPVIIAKGKDFRQLKEESYQAMYTFIEKRKGR; encoded by the coding sequence ATGAAGATTTTAAAAGAAATATTTGGAAGAATTTGGGCATTATGGGGATTGTTGCTTTTTGTAGCAACGATGTTCATTGCACTCCTATTTTTCCTACCATGTGCTATTTTACCTGAACCGAAAAAAGCATTTTGGCACAAGTCTGTTTCGAAAGTTTGGATGACGATTTATCTGAATTTGATCGGCTGTCCTTTAAAAATTTACAATAAAGACGTATTTAAAAAAGGAGAAAATTACATCGTTATTTGCAATCACAATAGCCTGATTGATATTCCCGTAACTACACCTTTTTTACCCAATCCTAATAAGACAATTGCCAAAAATAGTTTTGCAAAAGTTCCCTTTTTTGGATGGATTTATGCGTGGGGAAGCATTTTAGTAGATCGGAAAAGTATAAAAAGTAAGTCCGAAAGTTTTGAGGGCATGGTCAAAGTTTTGATGGATTGGCATATTGATATGGTCATTTATCCAGAAGGAACGAGAAATAAATCGGACAAACCTTTGGGTAAATTTTACGATGGTGCGTTCAAATTAGCTGAAAAAACGGGAAAAAATATTTTACCAAGTGTATTACTTAATGCACGTAAAGTGTTGCCCGCGAGCAAACCATTTTTTCTCATGCCACATAAATTGGAAATTCATTTTTTACCCGTAATTATTGCTAAAGGGAAAGATTTTCGTCAATTGAAAGAGGAAAGTTATCAAGCAATGTATACTTTTATTGAAAAGAGAAAAGGGCGATAA
- a CDS encoding helix-turn-helix domain-containing protein, translating to MKRLKQFEPLIISAFEERVYHLPMHNHTYFEIIYIVSGKGKHVLDNMEFDYEPSSIFFVSPENKHHFKIEEKTRFVFIKFTDAYFNQNKYLDNQNDFALSPKEMMRYPLLKERVLSFGPDCKLILRNVIENILNYKCNDNLSNSAVIFLQILSIFSLVKENIKHSEGFYLNSAKDNADNILAYIHEKIYTPHALQIKHISEQFHVAENYFSAYFKRTFEISFRNYVNNYRAKLIEKRIISDNLSLKQIAAEFGFTDESHLSRFFRNKFDHSPKEYKIRNRERVKV from the coding sequence ATGAAAAGACTGAAGCAATTCGAGCCATTAATCATAAGTGCATTTGAAGAACGTGTATATCATTTGCCTATGCACAATCACACTTACTTTGAGATCATCTATATTGTTTCAGGAAAAGGTAAGCACGTTTTGGACAATATGGAATTTGATTATGAGCCGAGCAGCATATTTTTTGTATCACCAGAAAATAAACATCATTTCAAAATAGAAGAAAAAACTCGATTCGTATTTATTAAATTCACCGATGCCTACTTCAACCAAAATAAATATTTAGATAATCAAAATGATTTTGCATTAAGTCCCAAAGAAATGATGCGTTATCCTTTATTGAAAGAAAGGGTATTATCGTTTGGACCTGATTGTAAATTAATATTAAGAAACGTAATTGAAAATATTCTCAATTATAAATGCAACGATAATTTAAGTAACTCTGCTGTCATATTTTTACAAATACTTTCTATATTCTCCTTGGTAAAAGAAAATATAAAACACAGTGAGGGTTTCTATTTGAATTCTGCTAAAGACAATGCCGACAATATATTGGCCTATATTCATGAGAAAATATATACACCTCATGCACTACAAATCAAACATATATCCGAACAATTTCATGTTGCGGAGAATTATTTCAGCGCCTATTTCAAACGTACATTCGAAATAAGTTTTAGAAATTATGTCAATAATTATCGTGCAAAATTGATTGAAAAACGTATTATCAGCGACAATCTATCTTTAAAACAAATTGCCGCAGAATTTGGCTTTACAGACGAAAGCCATTTGAGTAGATTTTTTAGAAATAAATTTGACCACTCTCCCAAAGAATATAAAATCCGAAATAGAGAACGTGTAAAAGTCTAA